DNA sequence from the Aneurinibacillus sp. REN35 genome:
CACGGCATTGGTCTGTATCTTATTTCATCGATAGTTAAGCGAAGTGAGGGCGATGTTGCGGTTGATAGTACCGCAGGATACGGCACATGGGTACGTGTCAAGCTTCCCATGGAGAGGAAGGAGGAACAAGATCATGAGTACAATCATTAATGTTTTGCTTGTTGAAGATGATCCGATGGTACAGGAGATTAATATGTCTTTCATCGAACGAGTAGAAGGTTTTGAAGTAGTCGGCCTTGCGCGTACGGGAGAAGAAGCGATTGAGAAAATCGGAAGTTTATCTCCCCAACTGGTCATTCTTGATTTATACATGCCGGGAAAAGATGGTCTGGAGACACTGCGTACGATCCGACATCAAGAACTTGATGTCGACGTAATTGCCGTAACGGCGGCCAATGACCGGGAGACTGTGCTGCGTGTGATGCGGCTTGGGGCTGTGGATTATATATTTAAGCCTTTTCAATTTCATCGCATTGAAGAGGCGCTTCTGCGTTATAAAGAGCACTTCCGCCGTAATCAATCTGCCGTGTTCTCCCAATCATTATTTGACAGCGCACGTGCTCATGCGGCTGCGAATGCGAAAAATGCATCTGTCAGAAGAGAGGAGCAGGAAGCAGAATATCCGAAGGGAATTCAAGCCTTCACCCTGCAGCAGGTATCTGACTGTCTTCAGGAAGCGGAGGATGAGATGTCGGCAGAAGAGATTGGACAGGTGATCGGTATGTCGCGGGTTACAGTACGGCGCTATCTCGAATATCTTGAATCGGTCGGTAAGGCTGCATCGTATATGGTATACGGAACGGTTGGCCGTCCCATGAAAATGTATACATGGACCGATGAACAAAAAGAACAAAAAATGTAACAAAAAGAACAAAACGTTTTAAAAATACGAAAACTTTTCTCCTCCTCA
Encoded proteins:
- a CDS encoding response regulator; the encoded protein is MSTIINVLLVEDDPMVQEINMSFIERVEGFEVVGLARTGEEAIEKIGSLSPQLVILDLYMPGKDGLETLRTIRHQELDVDVIAVTAANDRETVLRVMRLGAVDYIFKPFQFHRIEEALLRYKEHFRRNQSAVFSQSLFDSARAHAAANAKNASVRREEQEAEYPKGIQAFTLQQVSDCLQEAEDEMSAEEIGQVIGMSRVTVRRYLEYLESVGKAASYMVYGTVGRPMKMYTWTDEQKEQKM